One Methanoculleus sp. 7T genomic window carries:
- a CDS encoding HEAT repeat domain-containing protein, with the protein MAEKDSSVPGGRTAGPNREQKLHRYLAMLESGNLNERWRAAESLGEMGDRRAVQPLIRALDDEYVDVRWKAARALGLLDERESVLPLVERLEDESSWVRMGAAWALGNIGDPRAVEPLIRLLDDPKPRVRKTAAWALGRIGNPQAREPLVRLLGDADRTVKLAARQALDEIGTEREIPSV; encoded by the coding sequence ATGGCAGAGAAGGATTCGTCGGTACCGGGAGGGAGAACCGCCGGCCCCAATAGGGAACAGAAACTCCACAGGTATCTGGCGATGCTGGAGTCCGGCAATCTCAACGAGCGGTGGCGGGCTGCGGAGTCGCTTGGGGAGATGGGGGACCGTCGTGCTGTGCAGCCTCTGATCCGTGCTCTGGACGACGAGTACGTGGATGTCCGGTGGAAGGCGGCGAGAGCGCTCGGGCTCCTCGATGAGCGCGAATCCGTGCTCCCGCTGGTAGAGCGTTTGGAGGACGAGAGTTCCTGGGTCAGGATGGGCGCAGCATGGGCGCTCGGGAACATTGGCGACCCCCGTGCAGTCGAGCCGCTGATCCGGCTGCTTGACGACCCGAAACCACGTGTCCGGAAGACGGCGGCGTGGGCGCTCGGGCGGATAGGAAACCCGCAGGCTCGGGAACCCCTCGTGCGCCTCCTCGGCGACGCCGATCGAACCGTCAAACTCGCCGCCCGGCAGGCACTCGACGAGATCGGGACCGAGCGGGAGATCCCGAGCGTGTGA
- the nadC gene encoding carboxylating nicotinate-nucleotide diphosphorylase — translation MIPLEDLLRFVREDAPWGDVTTDAVVPDVACRAVVRAKDRGTIAGLAEARALFEHFGVTVRERSADGRAVASGTVLLELDGPARAILLVERTALNIIGRMSGIATRTREAVDAVRQVSPTVWIAATRKTAPGLRMLDKKAVVLGGGDPHRYCLSDMVLIKDNHLALVPLPEAVRRAKMQSLYRAVEVEVETTEDAVTAAEAGADIILLDNMTPDAVRETVRALAGRGLRERVALEVSGGVAGGDLAGYAATGIDIISMGALTHTVRNFDVSLDVLKGAGTVRVP, via the coding sequence ATGATCCCGCTTGAGGACCTGCTCCGTTTCGTCAGGGAAGATGCGCCGTGGGGCGACGTCACTACTGATGCAGTCGTCCCCGACGTCGCCTGCCGGGCGGTGGTCCGGGCGAAAGATCGTGGGACCATCGCCGGCCTCGCCGAGGCGCGGGCGCTCTTCGAGCACTTCGGGGTCACGGTCCGCGAGCGTTCCGCCGACGGCAGGGCGGTTGCCTCGGGGACGGTCCTCCTCGAACTCGACGGGCCGGCGAGGGCTATCCTCCTCGTGGAGCGGACGGCGCTCAACATCATCGGGCGGATGAGCGGGATTGCGACCCGGACTCGGGAGGCGGTCGATGCGGTGCGGCAGGTCTCTCCGACGGTGTGGATCGCCGCGACCCGGAAGACGGCTCCGGGGCTCCGGATGTTGGATAAGAAGGCTGTGGTGCTCGGCGGGGGCGACCCGCACCGCTACTGCCTCTCCGATATGGTTCTGATCAAGGATAACCACCTCGCGCTGGTGCCGCTCCCTGAGGCTGTCCGGCGGGCGAAGATGCAGAGCCTCTACCGGGCGGTCGAGGTGGAGGTCGAGACGACCGAGGATGCAGTCACGGCTGCCGAAGCGGGGGCCGATATCATCCTGCTCGACAACATGACGCCTGATGCGGTCCGGGAGACGGTCCGTGCGCTCGCCGGGCGGGGCCTCCGGGAGCGGGTGGCCCTCGAGGTCTCCGGGGGGGTGGCCGGCGGCGACCTTGCCGGGTATGCCGCGACCGGGATCGATATCATCAGCATGGGTGCGCTTACCCATACAGTCAGGAACTTCGACGTGAGCCTGGATGTTCTGAAGGGTGCGGGCACGGTCCGGGTTCCGTAA